Proteins encoded together in one Terriglobia bacterium window:
- a CDS encoding Gfo/Idh/MocA family oxidoreductase, with protein MTNEKRVGYAVVGLGRISQVAVLPAFRHSRKAKLVAVVSGDLKKAKRLATRFGASASYTYEDYERCLANPDVEAVFIATDNGTHTRYSVQAARAGRHVLCEKPMARTPDECREMIQACRESNVRLMIAYRKYFEPASLALKKLIAAGKLGRLKLIHSAFTIFLPSRKSVPAWHFDPAASGGGSLVDVGVYCVNTIRWLTGKEPLEASAYSWSTHPECFRRVEESIGFQLKFPDALFVQATSSFGAAQASFLKVFGEKGWAALDPAFAFDEERRLFGKIGGRWFEKRFRIIDEFALELDALADSIRKERDPEPDGLEGLRDVLVMQAIYQAAREGRWVPIDPTGEARRGMGRRMPSVSSNTPVP; from the coding sequence ATGACGAACGAGAAAAGAGTTGGCTATGCGGTGGTGGGTCTGGGCAGGATTTCGCAAGTTGCCGTACTGCCTGCCTTCCGCCACAGTAGGAAAGCAAAACTGGTTGCCGTGGTCAGCGGTGACCTGAAGAAAGCCAAACGCCTGGCCACCCGCTTTGGCGCAAGCGCGTCATACACCTACGAAGACTATGAGCGGTGCCTTGCGAATCCTGATGTCGAGGCCGTCTTCATCGCCACGGACAACGGGACCCACACCCGGTACTCTGTGCAGGCGGCGCGAGCCGGACGGCACGTGTTGTGCGAAAAGCCAATGGCCAGGACCCCCGACGAGTGCCGGGAGATGATCCAGGCCTGCCGGGAGAGCAACGTGCGGCTGATGATCGCTTACCGGAAATATTTTGAGCCCGCGAGCCTTGCTCTTAAAAAGCTTATTGCTGCCGGGAAGCTTGGCAGGCTGAAGCTCATCCATTCTGCATTCACCATCTTTCTGCCATCCAGAAAGAGTGTGCCAGCGTGGCATTTTGATCCAGCGGCTTCTGGCGGCGGATCGCTGGTGGACGTTGGCGTCTATTGCGTGAATACCATTCGATGGCTGACGGGCAAGGAACCGCTCGAAGCCAGCGCCTATAGCTGGTCCACACATCCCGAATGCTTCAGGCGCGTCGAAGAAAGCATCGGTTTTCAGCTCAAATTTCCTGATGCTCTCTTCGTGCAGGCCACCTCCAGTTTTGGGGCTGCACAGGCCAGCTTCCTCAAAGTTTTTGGAGAAAAGGGTTGGGCGGCGCTTGACCCTGCCTTCGCATTCGACGAAGAAAGACGGCTGTTCGGCAAGATCGGTGGACGCTGGTTCGAAAAACGCTTCCGGATCATAGACGAGTTTGCACTAGAGCTCGACGCTCTTGCTGATTCCATCCGGAAGGAGAGAGACCCGGAGCCGGACGGACTTGAAGGGCTCCGCGATGTCCTAGTGATGCAGGCGATTTATCAGGCGGCACGTGAAGGACGCTGGGTTCCCATCGACCCGACGGGAGAAGCCAGGAGGGGAATGGGCCGCCGGATGCCATCGGTTTCGTCGAATACCCCCGTACCATGA
- a CDS encoding CCA tRNA nucleotidyltransferase: METKRHAATEIVRRLRGAGFDAYLVGGCVRDIVMGNEPKDYDIATSAQPAEVVGMFPESLTVGANFGVVIVPREEGNVEVATFRRDGLYTDGRHPVKVEYARSAEEDVRRRDFTINGLLYDPLKNRVIDYVGGQADIIGRRLRTVGDPYQRFGEDRLRMLRAVRFAARFNFELDPAVVDAIRKLAGEIRLISAERIRDEILKILTEGQARRGFELLDSTHLLEQVLPEVKAMQGVEQPPEFHPEGDVWTHTLMMLDGLEKPTPTLALGVLLHDVGKPRTFAVRERIRFDHHVEVGAKMAEEICTRLRLSLRDTERVVELVRHHLRFKDLPQMKRSTQIRFLRMQGFEEHLELHRLDCLASHGKLDNYLLATRMLGELPEEEIRPPCVLSGIDLIREGYKPGPVFKQILQVVEDAQLEGEIHTQEDALRLVHRRFPVNRL; this comes from the coding sequence ATGGAAACTAAGCGCCACGCGGCAACCGAAATTGTTCGGCGATTACGAGGCGCCGGGTTTGACGCCTACCTGGTGGGCGGCTGCGTGCGTGACATCGTGATGGGCAATGAGCCGAAGGACTACGACATCGCCACCTCAGCGCAACCGGCGGAGGTGGTCGGGATGTTTCCGGAAAGCCTGACGGTGGGTGCGAATTTTGGGGTGGTGATTGTTCCGCGCGAAGAAGGGAACGTGGAGGTAGCAACCTTCAGGCGCGACGGCCTTTATACGGATGGCCGGCATCCCGTCAAGGTGGAGTACGCGCGGTCTGCCGAGGAGGACGTCCGCCGGCGTGACTTTACCATCAACGGCCTGCTCTACGATCCCTTGAAAAACAGAGTGATCGATTATGTAGGAGGCCAGGCGGACATCATCGGCCGCAGGCTGCGCACGGTTGGCGACCCTTACCAACGCTTCGGCGAGGACCGGCTTCGCATGCTGCGCGCCGTGCGTTTTGCGGCCCGCTTCAACTTTGAGCTTGACCCCGCGGTTGTGGATGCCATCAGAAAACTGGCCGGCGAAATCCGGCTGATCAGCGCCGAAAGGATTCGCGACGAAATCCTGAAAATTCTGACGGAAGGGCAGGCGCGCCGGGGCTTCGAACTCCTGGACAGCACCCATCTTCTGGAGCAGGTGCTGCCGGAGGTGAAGGCCATGCAGGGCGTTGAGCAGCCGCCGGAGTTCCATCCCGAGGGCGACGTGTGGACGCACACCCTGATGATGCTGGATGGACTCGAAAAACCGACGCCGACACTGGCCCTTGGCGTGTTGCTGCACGACGTCGGCAAGCCGCGAACCTTTGCCGTGCGGGAGCGTATTCGCTTTGACCACCATGTCGAGGTCGGGGCGAAAATGGCGGAAGAAATCTGCACAAGGCTGCGGCTTTCCCTACGGGACACAGAGCGGGTTGTTGAACTGGTGCGTCACCACCTTAGATTTAAGGACCTTCCGCAAATGAAGAGATCGACGCAGATTCGATTTCTGCGAATGCAGGGCTTTGAGGAACACCTGGAGCTGCATCGGCTGGATTGTCTGGCAAGTCATGGGAAACTTGACAACTACCTCCTGGCCACACGAATGCTCGGTGAGCTTCCGGAAGAGGAAATCAGGCCTCCCTGTGTTCTGTCCGGGATTGATCTTATACGTGAGGGCTACAAGCCAGGACCGGTGTTCAAGCAGATTCTTCAGGTGGTGGAAGATGCCCAGTTAGAAGGCGAGATTCACACCCAGGAAGATGCACTTCGGCTTGTGCATCGACGGTTCCCCGTGAATCGTTTGTAG
- the dinB gene encoding DNA polymerase IV — protein MLRQILHVDMDAFFVSVEELADPSLKGKAVVVGADPDGRGVVTAASYEARKFGVHSAMAIGTAKKLCPHAIFLRGQHAKYREYSHKVYEVFQEFTPVIEMVSIDEAYLDLTGSERLHGGMLSAADRLIQSVQKRTGLNCSVGASTSHLVSKIASDQAKPHGLLYVFPGCEAAFLAPLPVRRMPGIGKVTEPELLSLGIVTIGDLQTYGAERLRNKFGKYGEWLFTKSMGKDIEAYAYEEEPKSISHETTFPVDTAESEELERTLSYLSQLVARRLREHRVFARTIGLKLRNHRFETITRDTTLDEPTHLDSVIFEHVLRMFSAAWDGQERIRLVGVRASKLDSSTFQRGLFDSAKREKLDRVLRAADQVRGRYGFDAVQLARSLEREKK, from the coding sequence ATGCTTCGCCAGATTCTTCACGTCGATATGGACGCCTTCTTCGTGTCCGTCGAGGAATTGGCTGACCCATCGCTCAAGGGCAAGGCGGTTGTCGTGGGCGCGGACCCGGATGGCCGGGGCGTAGTGACCGCGGCCAGCTATGAAGCCCGCAAATTCGGCGTCCACTCCGCCATGGCGATCGGAACGGCAAAAAAGCTTTGTCCCCATGCTATCTTCCTCCGCGGACAGCATGCAAAATACCGTGAGTATTCGCACAAAGTTTACGAGGTTTTCCAGGAATTCACCCCTGTCATCGAGATGGTTTCCATCGACGAGGCCTATCTGGACCTGACCGGCTCCGAGCGCCTGCACGGCGGAATGTTGAGCGCTGCTGACCGGCTGATCCAGAGTGTCCAGAAGCGGACGGGGCTGAACTGCTCGGTAGGCGCTTCCACGTCGCACCTGGTGTCGAAGATCGCTTCCGACCAGGCCAAGCCTCATGGATTGCTCTACGTCTTCCCAGGATGCGAGGCGGCTTTCCTTGCGCCGCTGCCGGTCCGCCGCATGCCGGGCATTGGAAAGGTAACGGAGCCCGAACTCCTCTCGCTCGGCATTGTGACCATCGGCGACCTGCAGACTTACGGGGCCGAGCGCCTGCGAAATAAATTTGGCAAGTACGGCGAATGGCTCTTCACCAAGTCGATGGGCAAGGACATTGAAGCCTACGCTTACGAAGAGGAGCCGAAATCGATCAGCCACGAAACCACTTTCCCGGTAGACACGGCAGAGTCCGAAGAGCTGGAACGGACGCTATCCTATCTTTCTCAGCTTGTTGCAAGACGCCTGCGGGAGCATCGGGTGTTTGCGCGCACGATCGGATTAAAGCTCCGCAACCACCGGTTCGAAACGATCACGCGCGACACAACGCTGGACGAGCCGACCCATCTGGATTCAGTCATTTTTGAGCACGTTCTGCGGATGTTTAGCGCGGCGTGGGACGGGCAGGAGAGGATCCGGCTGGTAGGCGTGCGCGCGTCGAAACTGGACAGCTCAACCTTCCAGCGCGGCCTGTTTGATTCGGCGAAGCGCGAAAAGCTGGACCGTGTGCTTCGCGCCGCAGACCAGGTGCGGGGGCGTTACGGGTTCGATGCTGTCCAACTGGCCCGGTCTCTGGAGCGGGAAAAGAAGTAG
- the prmC gene encoding peptide chain release factor N(5)-glutamine methyltransferase has protein sequence MQLRDALRAGLKRLQEQDVPSASLAAELLLMHVLQKDRSFLYTHPEREIPSEQFEAYMELIGQRCTGKPTQYITGHQEFWGLDFEVAPAVLIPRPETEHIIEAVLDLVRLEGLSKDGHFRIADVGTGSGCIPIALAKELPRAELYATDISADALEVAARNAQRLGAAEQVRLLETDLLNFLLRAEFADTFDFVVSNPPYVGHDELAGVQREVREFEPRLAWGGLLQGEEVYARLFPQARRLLKPGGSVVVEIGYNKRDAVLRLLGEGWRDREVRQDLAGIPRVIIARKTG, from the coding sequence ATGCAACTTCGTGATGCGCTCCGGGCGGGGTTGAAACGCCTGCAGGAACAAGACGTACCTTCTGCGAGCCTGGCTGCGGAATTGCTGCTGATGCACGTCCTTCAAAAGGACCGCTCCTTTCTTTACACGCATCCCGAACGGGAAATTCCGAGTGAGCAGTTTGAAGCCTACATGGAATTGATAGGCCAGCGGTGTACAGGGAAACCCACCCAGTACATCACGGGCCATCAGGAGTTCTGGGGCCTGGATTTTGAAGTGGCGCCCGCGGTCCTGATTCCACGGCCGGAAACCGAGCACATCATCGAGGCAGTGCTCGACCTGGTCCGCCTGGAAGGCCTGTCCAAGGATGGCCATTTTCGCATTGCAGACGTGGGCACCGGCTCCGGGTGTATTCCTATTGCTCTGGCCAAAGAACTGCCGCGCGCCGAACTGTACGCCACGGACATCTCAGCCGATGCGCTTGAAGTTGCGGCGCGGAACGCCCAGCGCCTGGGGGCGGCGGAGCAGGTCAGGTTGCTTGAAACCGACTTGCTTAACTTCCTGCTTCGTGCGGAATTCGCGGATACGTTCGATTTTGTCGTATCCAATCCGCCCTATGTGGGACATGACGAACTCGCCGGTGTGCAGCGCGAGGTGCGTGAATTTGAGCCGCGCCTTGCGTGGGGTGGTCTTCTCCAGGGCGAGGAGGTCTATGCCCGGCTGTTTCCGCAGGCACGCCGCCTCCTCAAGCCGGGCGGCTCAGTGGTGGTTGAGATTGGCTACAATAAGAGGGACGCAGTCCTGCGCCTGCTGGGAGAGGGTTGGCGGGACCGGGAAGTGCGCCAGGACCTCGCCGGAATCCCACGCGTTATCATCGCGCGAAAGACCGGTTGA
- the prfA gene encoding peptide chain release factor 1 — MLFLARLEEIEKRYEDLTAALSDPRVLGDPSAYQKTAKSHAELEDLVDRFREWKEVQKALVETKSLLEDSSSDSEMRALAQEELAELEKRQEAVEGQLKVLLLPKDPNDEKNIVLEIRAGTGGDEATLFAQEIFRMYGRYAEEQKWKVDVLSSSLSGVGGLKEVIAVIEGKNVYSRLKYESGVHRVQRVPATEQQGRIHTSAITVAVLPEADEVDVQIDPKEVRIDTFCSSGPGGQSVNTTYSAVRITHLPTGMVVSCQDEKSQIKNRAKAMRVLRSRLYEQRLEEQQKQISEERRTMVGTGDRSEKIRTYNFPQNRVTDHRIGLTLHQLDRILDGKLDEIIDALITHYQTEKLKQATVAA; from the coding sequence ATGCTTTTTCTTGCCAGACTGGAAGAGATCGAGAAACGCTATGAGGACCTGACGGCGGCACTGAGCGACCCGCGGGTGCTTGGGGACCCCTCTGCCTACCAAAAGACAGCAAAAAGCCATGCAGAACTCGAGGATCTCGTTGACCGTTTCCGGGAGTGGAAGGAAGTTCAGAAGGCGCTGGTGGAAACTAAGTCCCTGCTGGAAGATTCATCCTCCGATTCAGAAATGCGGGCTCTGGCGCAAGAAGAGCTGGCGGAACTCGAGAAGCGGCAGGAGGCGGTTGAGGGCCAATTGAAAGTGTTGTTGCTGCCGAAGGACCCCAATGACGAAAAGAATATCGTGCTTGAGATCCGCGCGGGAACGGGAGGCGATGAAGCGACGCTCTTTGCGCAGGAGATCTTCCGCATGTACGGACGCTATGCGGAAGAGCAGAAATGGAAAGTCGATGTGCTTTCTTCATCGCTCTCGGGCGTTGGCGGTCTGAAAGAAGTGATTGCGGTGATCGAAGGTAAGAACGTTTACAGCCGCCTGAAATACGAAAGCGGCGTCCACCGCGTTCAGCGCGTTCCTGCTACTGAGCAGCAGGGCCGGATCCACACCTCTGCAATAACCGTCGCGGTGCTTCCCGAAGCTGACGAAGTGGATGTGCAGATTGATCCCAAGGAGGTCCGCATTGACACTTTCTGTTCTTCAGGGCCGGGCGGCCAGTCGGTGAATACCACTTACTCCGCAGTTCGCATCACGCATCTGCCCACAGGCATGGTGGTTTCGTGCCAGGACGAGAAGTCGCAGATCAAGAACCGCGCCAAGGCCATGCGCGTTCTGCGTTCCAGGCTTTACGAGCAGCGGCTCGAAGAGCAGCAGAAACAGATTTCTGAAGAGCGCCGCACGATGGTGGGCACCGGCGACCGCAGTGAAAAGATCAGAACTTACAATTTTCCGCAGAACCGCGTAACCGACCACCGCATTGGCCTCACGCTCCACCAGCTTGACCGCATCCTGGATGGAAAGCTGGACGAAATCATCGACGCCCTGATCACCCACTACCAGACTGAAAAACTCAAGCAGGCGACCGTCGCTGCCTGA
- a CDS encoding carboxypeptidase regulatory-like domain-containing protein, which produces MRDIQAKAIIAVFLGILLSSTLWAQSDFGTISGYIKDPSGATVPGAAVTVSNQSGVLRQAKTDTGGFYSIPNLPPSYYTMTVEATGFQKFVSNNNKLDPSGRLALNVALQVGATTQTVEVTAQVATLQTQSAAVQKLVTRQQIDSLELNGRNPVNLAQLAPGAQGGTLAGLNFNFGQGPAHFNGSRNWNNVITVDGAIATRTRANGTSLGSADEDSTEEVQVLGADYPAEYGRTAGGQIRIVTKSGGPQFHGAAYEYVRNTFLNANTWQRNANTTTTGLAATNFVAPDHYNDFGYNIGGPFYIPGHFNTNKDKVFWYWGDEFTRNYFTDQTTMTVPSLLMRNGNFSELLDPNNFYYHKAVQLIDPKTGQPFPGNIIPAPGTATSGSTASANGLGLLNAYPFPNLTTPVNGNKNFFLSAAHPQRQQKKTISVDVNVTPTQRLRYRGLYYTFFEYQPLDGNSGETPKFFNRPNFTNSLDYTWVLSPTKVNELLLSVSHDRVLIPVNEAGFVDRTTRGVNFPYIYPVSEKLIPNRIPTINMSEFDGLSGGPYPSHSAGPIVDLSDNFSWVKGNHTIKFGGLWEWQGENNNDEINVSACNTCTNTQNGQFLFSDNGGKFVRPGYTVASSGAAVANAALGLFDSYSEIGHRAYTIFRGNMYEGFAQDAWSVTSKLHIDYGVRYTIIVPYHADWGNMIVFDPTFYNPASAVTVDPSTGLITGSPTINQLYNGMVIPGSGFPSSAMGRVPEASSGLYNDLFHGLPNHYGFVQKNTAQPRAGIAYRLTDKTVVRAGIGRFITRLGDSDSIFLGGNPPFQPNASTSFGFVDNPGGTGVNPVPLVVTTAARDTKSPEAWTWNVTAETQLPWHSLLSVAYVGSHGLHLQRQADINQPTLATVAANPGINLNAIRPYKGFGSIRQSNGVATSQYKSLQIGWSRPFAKGLLFSLAYTLSKTMDSGSNVRDVVPDTYDTSFLWGPSEFDARNNLVASFLYHLPFFSTQRGLAGQVLGGWEVSSLLQFQSGNPCSVAGSTDYAGVGLDSNFGCGVNGQYWVENGKPKLVKTFGPNGQWFSTTNPDGSPIFTAPPAGTFNTQRVRDTIYQPGFNNWNFGVFKSFPIRESMGLQFRAEAFNFLNHPNWCGPSGCSGTTNIGLNPTSATFGKVLTKGGSPGSGGERNIQLSLRFYF; this is translated from the coding sequence ATGCGCGATATACAAGCGAAAGCGATCATTGCAGTGTTCCTGGGTATCCTGCTTTCTAGTACGCTTTGGGCCCAGTCGGATTTCGGGACCATATCCGGATACATCAAGGACCCGTCGGGCGCCACCGTCCCGGGGGCCGCGGTCACGGTGAGCAATCAGAGCGGAGTTCTACGCCAGGCCAAAACGGACACAGGAGGTTTCTATTCCATTCCCAATCTCCCGCCCAGTTATTACACCATGACGGTCGAGGCGACTGGTTTCCAGAAGTTTGTGTCAAATAACAACAAGCTAGACCCGAGCGGCCGTCTGGCATTAAACGTCGCGTTGCAAGTGGGCGCAACCACACAAACCGTGGAAGTTACAGCCCAGGTAGCAACGCTGCAAACTCAATCCGCAGCCGTGCAAAAGCTGGTTACGCGGCAGCAGATTGACTCCCTGGAGCTCAACGGACGCAATCCTGTCAACCTCGCCCAGCTTGCGCCGGGGGCGCAAGGCGGAACCCTTGCCGGTTTGAATTTCAATTTTGGCCAGGGGCCGGCGCACTTCAACGGCTCCCGCAATTGGAACAACGTGATCACCGTTGACGGCGCAATCGCCACGCGCACACGCGCCAACGGCACCAGCCTGGGTTCCGCTGACGAGGATTCCACCGAGGAGGTCCAGGTGTTGGGCGCGGACTACCCCGCAGAATACGGCCGGACCGCCGGCGGCCAGATCCGCATCGTCACCAAGAGCGGCGGCCCTCAATTCCACGGCGCCGCGTACGAATATGTTCGGAACACCTTCCTGAACGCCAACACCTGGCAGCGGAACGCCAACACCACGACCACCGGCCTGGCCGCCACCAATTTCGTCGCGCCCGATCACTACAATGACTTCGGATACAACATTGGCGGGCCCTTCTATATTCCCGGCCATTTCAACACCAACAAAGACAAAGTGTTCTGGTACTGGGGTGACGAATTTACCCGAAACTATTTCACGGACCAGACCACCATGACCGTTCCTTCCTTGCTGATGCGGAACGGCAACTTCAGCGAGCTGCTCGATCCAAACAATTTTTACTATCACAAGGCGGTACAACTCATAGACCCCAAGACCGGGCAACCCTTCCCCGGCAACATCATTCCAGCGCCCGGAACCGCTACATCAGGTTCGACCGCCAGCGCCAACGGGCTTGGACTTCTCAACGCCTATCCATTTCCCAATCTCACAACGCCTGTCAACGGCAACAAGAACTTTTTCCTTTCCGCCGCTCATCCGCAGCGCCAGCAGAAAAAGACGATTTCCGTGGATGTGAACGTCACACCCACTCAGCGGCTTCGTTATCGCGGCCTTTACTACACGTTTTTTGAGTATCAGCCGCTCGACGGCAACAGCGGAGAAACGCCGAAGTTCTTCAATCGGCCCAACTTCACGAACTCCCTCGATTACACCTGGGTACTGAGCCCAACCAAGGTGAACGAGCTGCTGTTGAGTGTCAGCCATGACCGCGTCCTGATTCCGGTGAACGAGGCGGGCTTTGTTGACCGCACCACGCGCGGCGTCAACTTCCCCTATATTTATCCGGTCTCTGAAAAACTGATCCCCAACCGAATTCCCACCATAAACATGTCGGAGTTCGACGGGTTAAGCGGCGGTCCATATCCCTCGCACTCCGCGGGACCCATTGTGGACCTCTCGGACAATTTTTCCTGGGTGAAGGGCAATCACACCATCAAGTTCGGTGGTTTGTGGGAATGGCAGGGCGAGAACAACAACGACGAAATCAACGTCTCGGCCTGCAACACCTGCACGAACACACAGAACGGGCAATTCCTTTTCAGTGATAACGGTGGAAAATTCGTGCGTCCGGGCTACACGGTGGCGTCATCGGGCGCCGCAGTCGCGAACGCCGCGCTGGGCCTGTTTGATTCGTACTCAGAAATCGGCCATAGAGCCTACACCATCTTCCGCGGCAACATGTACGAAGGATTTGCGCAGGATGCCTGGTCAGTCACAAGCAAGCTGCACATCGACTACGGCGTTCGTTACACAATCATCGTTCCCTACCACGCGGATTGGGGCAACATGATCGTTTTTGACCCAACGTTCTACAATCCTGCAAGCGCCGTAACGGTTGACCCCTCGACCGGCCTGATCACCGGTTCCCCAACCATCAATCAGCTTTACAACGGCATGGTGATTCCGGGCAGCGGGTTCCCTTCATCGGCTATGGGACGCGTCCCCGAAGCCTCTTCCGGCTTGTATAATGACCTGTTTCACGGATTGCCCAACCATTACGGTTTCGTCCAGAAAAACACTGCTCAGCCGCGTGCCGGCATCGCCTATCGCTTGACTGACAAGACTGTGGTGCGCGCTGGGATAGGCCGCTTCATCACTCGCCTGGGAGATAGCGATTCGATCTTCCTGGGCGGGAATCCACCCTTCCAGCCGAACGCCAGCACCTCCTTTGGTTTTGTGGATAATCCTGGCGGGACGGGAGTCAACCCGGTTCCACTGGTGGTGACCACCGCAGCAAGAGACACCAAGAGCCCGGAGGCCTGGACATGGAACGTCACGGCGGAAACTCAACTCCCCTGGCACTCCCTCCTGAGTGTAGCTTACGTCGGGAGCCATGGGCTGCACTTGCAGCGCCAGGCGGATATCAACCAGCCTACCCTGGCCACAGTCGCAGCCAATCCTGGCATAAACCTTAACGCCATCCGGCCCTACAAGGGTTTTGGGTCCATTCGTCAATCAAACGGCGTGGCGACTTCCCAGTACAAGTCGTTGCAAATCGGCTGGAGCCGCCCCTTCGCCAAGGGCCTGCTGTTCAGCTTGGCCTACACGCTATCCAAGACCATGGATAGCGGATCTAACGTGCGCGATGTGGTTCCGGACACCTACGACACCAGCTTTCTGTGGGGGCCGTCGGAGTTTGACGCGCGCAACAACCTGGTGGCCAGTTTCCTCTACCACCTGCCCTTCTTCAGCACTCAGAGGGGTTTGGCCGGCCAGGTGTTGGGTGGCTGGGAGGTCTCGAGCCTACTCCAATTCCAGAGCGGAAATCCGTGCAGCGTGGCCGGATCGACTGACTATGCCGGCGTGGGACTCGACTCGAACTTCGGCTGCGGTGTGAACGGTCAATATTGGGTAGAGAACGGCAAGCCGAAGCTCGTCAAGACATTCGGACCAAACGGCCAGTGGTTCTCAACGACCAACCCCGATGGGTCGCCCATTTTTACGGCGCCTCCCGCGGGTACCTTCAATACGCAACGCGTTCGGGACACCATCTATCAGCCTGGGTTTAACAACTGGAACTTCGGAGTCTTCAAATCATTCCCAATCCGCGAAAGCATGGGGCTCCAATTCCGCGCCGAGGCTTTCAACTTCCTGAACCACCCGAATTGGTGTGGCCCGAGCGGTTGCAGTGGCACTACGAATATCGGCCTCAACCCCACTTCGGCGACCTTTGGCAAAGTGCTGACCAAGGGTGGCAGCCCAGGAAGCGGTGGCGAGCGCAACATCCAGCTCTCACTGCGCTTTTATTTCTAA
- a CDS encoding tetratricopeptide repeat protein, which yields MRIQVEGRFAQRILMISLIAGFILATGWIIKTCLAYRAGHTLTIDSLRLATRLNPRDSTYHVQLGRLYQYSIENPKPAEAIQQFQEAVKVNPYDPDAWINLAAAHEFQGDTSSAEEDLRHASTLAPNLPQFQWTIGNYFLLHGNTQEAFQHLKVVLAGSRQYDRTVFNVAWKASGNAQQILEQLIPNKLPAEFSYLNYLTAEQRFPEAAAVWKRIVATPDTFKPQEASGYIDTLVKTGQAGAAYEVWTGLQGRGLVQASPGGPNQNLMTNGNFEDPLLNMGFGWRIQEVPGVYAGLDTATFHSPGHSLSVQFTGKQNLNYHQLFQFVRVSANHAYELKAFMKTQDVTSDSGPRLEVVDAYDPRALDKFTPGMTGTSGGWNPLNMEFKTGPKTQLILVLLVRSPSSADDDPGIAGRVWLDDVQISSATE from the coding sequence ATGCGGATACAAGTGGAGGGCCGGTTCGCACAGAGAATCCTGATGATCTCGCTGATCGCGGGATTTATACTGGCCACCGGATGGATTATAAAAACCTGCCTCGCTTACCGTGCCGGTCACACCCTGACGATCGACAGCCTTCGGCTGGCTACCCGGCTAAATCCCCGGGACTCCACATACCATGTTCAACTGGGCCGCCTGTATCAATACAGCATCGAAAATCCAAAGCCGGCCGAAGCCATTCAGCAGTTCCAGGAAGCCGTCAAGGTGAACCCTTACGATCCGGATGCCTGGATCAATCTGGCGGCCGCGCACGAATTCCAGGGAGACACTTCCAGCGCTGAAGAAGACTTGCGGCACGCATCCACTCTGGCGCCCAACCTGCCCCAATTCCAGTGGACCATTGGAAACTATTTCCTGCTGCACGGAAATACGCAGGAGGCTTTCCAGCACCTGAAAGTAGTACTGGCCGGCTCGCGCCAGTATGACCGCACGGTCTTCAACGTTGCCTGGAAGGCTTCCGGCAACGCTCAACAGATCCTTGAGCAGCTCATCCCGAATAAACTTCCGGCGGAATTCAGCTATCTGAACTATCTGACTGCCGAACAGCGCTTCCCCGAGGCCGCGGCCGTGTGGAAGCGCATTGTGGCAACTCCGGATACCTTCAAGCCGCAAGAAGCCTCAGGCTACATCGACACCCTTGTCAAAACCGGCCAGGCCGGCGCGGCCTACGAGGTCTGGACGGGTCTCCAGGGGAGGGGACTGGTCCAGGCCTCGCCAGGCGGGCCAAACCAGAACCTGATGACCAACGGAAATTTTGAAGACCCTCTGCTCAATATGGGGTTCGGCTGGAGAATTCAGGAAGTTCCCGGGGTGTACGCCGGCCTGGACACGGCCACCTTTCATTCGCCAGGACATTCACTTTCCGTGCAATTCACCGGAAAGCAGAACTTGAATTATCACCAGCTCTTCCAATTCGTCAGGGTGTCGGCCAATCACGCGTATGAACTGAAAGCCTTCATGAAAACGCAGGACGTCACCAGCGACAGTGGGCCGCGCCTTGAGGTTGTCGATGCTTACGACCCTCGTGCACTCGACAAATTTACGCCTGGAATGACAGGGACAAGCGGCGGCTGGAATCCCCTCAACATGGAATTCAAGACCGGACCCAAAACCCAGCTCATCCTTGTCCTTTTGGTGCGCTCGCCCAGCAGTGCGGACGACGACCCTGGAATCGCCGGTAGAGTCTGGCTCGACGACGTGCAGATCAGCTCTGCGACAGAATGA